CAATCGACGCCGTCTCATTCGCACCGTCGTCTCCTCGGACTTCTGATTTATCCCCCATTGCAATGCCCGAAAATTATAGCAATGGTGAGTATTACGGTCCCGTAGAAGAATACACCCAGGGGGACTGGATTGAAGAACCCTATCTGGATGAAATGCCTTACGAGCGTCTCGGAATCGTCGCTGGTGCCGCTGCTGTTTTTGTAAAACCCGGCTTTGATACCGATACCGCTTTTACAACAGAAGATCAATCCGGAATGACGACCATCACGACGTCTAATGATTTTCCATACAATTACCAGACCGCTCCTCGCATCAACCTGGGGCTCATTGATAATGAAGGGCTTAGCGCTCAAGTTCGCTGGTTCCAGCTGGAAGATAACTCCGGCAGTGGAGCGACTTCCCCTAATAACTTTGTCTTCTTCAATGGATTGCCTACCAAAACCACAATTGGTGGAATCCGGGCCGGCGGCCAGGCCGGTGACTACATCAACACCACAAGTAGCTTGAAACTCTACACCATTGATGTCGATTTAAGCCAGGAATTGAACTTTGAGCGTTGGCAAACCACTTTCGGCGGTGGCTACCGTCATGCTTCGGTCAGTCAAGGATACCATGCGATCGGAACCGCCAGTGGTTCCCAGGTTCAGTCAGATGCAGGACATCGATTTGACGGAAATGGTATCGTGGTCTTTGGTGAAGCCCGACGCCCCCTGGGACTCTTCGACAGACGATCAAAGGGTACTTCCAGCGTGTCATTGATCTCCAGCGCCAAATATTCCGCTTTGTGGGGTAAGTCAAAATACTCAGCTATCGACAGAAACCCGGGACCGGTGGTTGCATCTGCACAAACCGAATCCAAAAAATCATTAAGTATCGCTGAAATTCAGGTTGGTATGCAGGCCGATTTCGTACTGCAAACAGGAGCCCTCGTCTGGGTTCGTGCAGCTTGGGAAGGAATGTGGTGGAATGGTGCCGGATCAGCCGCCAGCGAATCAGGAGACCTGAGTCTCCTCGGTGGTTCGATCACTTTGGGAATGGATTGGTAAACCTCTCTCAATCACGCTGTATCAAATCAAACAGCCCTGCCAGAATCAGTCTGACAGGGCTGTTTTTTTATGCACGAAAGAGAACCTCTACTTTTGAGGGGGCGCTTCCAGCGACTTGATGAACTCCAGTAAATCCGCCATCTGCTGCGGATTGACTTCTTTCTCCAAGCCATTAGGCATTAAAGAAACCCCATTGGACAGCAGAGTATCGATATTGTTTCGCAGTATCACATCTTCTTTGCCTTCCGCGCGGCGAATGGTATAGCTCGTCGCCGTTTCTGCAGCAATGATACCGGTAAATAGCTTTCCCTGCTCCGTGACGATGGTATAAGTATTATAGTTGGACTGCGCTTCGCGACTGGGGTCCAGAATCGCGATCAGCAAGTCACCGTTGGACTTGTTTTTCGTCGTTGCCAGATTTGGCCCGACATTATGCCCCTGATCCCCGACTTTATGGCAGCCGGCACAATTCTTCAGATAAATCTTCTTTCCACTCTCTACATCGCCCTTTAATTCCAAAGCCGACTGATACGCCGCCACGATCTTCGCCCGGTCACTGTTGACATCGCTTCCCAGCACCTTGCGAGCGCGTTTGCGAATCTCCTTATTGGGGTGATTCATCAACAGGTCTTTTTTGTCGCGGGAAATCTCGTTGAGCTTAACCTGCTTTTTCTTGATCGCGGCCAGCAAAGTATCAATCCGCCCGGACGATCCCAGTAACGCATCGACCACATCGGTCCGCACAGCCGGACTGAATCCGGACCAGTTTGTCAGCAGCGCAGAACCCACATCTTTGTGCTCCATCCGGGATAATGCTTCAACGGCTGCCAGCTGAATTTTTGGTGAGGAACGCGGATTCAACACTTCAGCCAGTACATCGCCGGCAACGCTGAAATCCATAAAGCCCAGCAGGCGAACTGCAGCCACTCGTTCTGCCACAGGCTTGTCTTCATCCTCAGCCGTTTCAACGGCTTCAGCGACGGTTTTGTCAAAACGCTGTTTGACATCAGTACTGATTTGAGGATCTTTCAGCAAGGTCGCCAGCGAGGCACCACGACGGCCCAGACCTTCTCCTAAAGCCCCCAGTACCAACTGTTTCTGAACCAGTGAAATGGAATCCCCCGAGACAAAATCCAACACTGCCAATGCGTCATCCGTTTCCTTTTTCGCACCGGCAATACGCAACAGTTCGACCACAAGAGGTCGTTTTGAGCCGGAAAGTGTACCAGCTGATTCTCGCAGGAAATTCACCGCTAAAGGCCCGGCAATCTCTGCTGAAGAGGTCAGCACTGCAACCTGCATATCTCCATCATAATTCTTTGAGTCTACCAGTTTCGTCAAACCGGCAATCGCGGCCTGTCTGTCAAATTCACCCAGCGAAAACGCCAGCTGCAATTGCACCCGGTATTCCGGATCGTCTGTTAATTTGAGAACCGCTTCAGACAATTCCGAGTTCTCTTTCGCATACCTCTCGGACAACCGAATCGCATGCTCTCTAATTCCGGCTTCCGAATCCTGTAATGCTTTCATCAGAATATCCGAATTTAACGCATTCAATCCATCAAGAGTCCATAACGCATGCAAACGCCCCAAAGGTTGCTTTGACGTTTGAAACAGTTTGACCAGATGCAGAATCGCCGCCTTATCCTGGCGTTCCCAGATCAAACGTTGAGCGGTCTCCCGGTTCCAGCTGTTCGGTGATTCCAACTGCAATACCAGTTGATCGACGGGCAGCACACCTAATTTCTGAACTTTGAATGTCTTCCCCTCGGGATGCTTCAGTCGATAAATCCGCCCGCGATCATGACCGCTTTCCAGGTCAAGATGTCGCTTGATGTCTTCTGGAATCGAAAAGGGATGTTCGATCGTTTCCCGATACATATCGAGAACCCACAGCGTCCCATCCGGTGCATTTACAAAATTGACCGGACGAAACCAGTTATCATTCGAAGTAATAAATTCGGTATCTTCATCAGCCCGAGTCGCGACATAGGTGGCTCCCTTACCATCCATCGTTTTACGGTGAATCAGGTTTCCACCAACATCGCCTATGAATGCATTCCCCTGAAATTCAGCAGGGTAAGCACCACCACGATAAATGGTGACTCCGGTGGCGGAAGTAAAAAAGCCCGTTGCCACTAATTCCGTCGGTGAAAGGCGCTTACGAAATTTCGGATCAGCGGCACGCCGCGCGGTTCGCACCACACGGTAAGGCTCCGGTGGACTCCGGCGAAACACGGGAGCAGCCGCCCCACGCTTTGCTGCCGTCCGCAACACTCCGGGAACCGCCAGATACGCGTTGCGTTTCAAATAATTGCTGGGATAAACCACATGCTGAATGTGATTACTGTTACTGCAGACAAAACGGTTTCCCCAGTCGTCCATTGAATGTCCAAACTGCGAACCACCCGAAACCGCTTCCAGTTCTCGGGTCTTGGGATTCAGCTTCAAATCCCGTCGCCCTGCAGGGATCACTTCTTTACCGTCTTTCAAAATGGAACCGCCGTTGGTCCCGCCCGCAAAGTAAATATGATTATCCAAACCCCATTTCAGATTGTTCGCCAACCCTTGCACATTATTGGTTCGCAGCCCGGTGAAGACCGTCTCGCGAATATCAGCTTTGTCATCGCCGTCGGTGTCTTTGAAGTAATAAATATAGGGAGGCGCAATCACATATACACCGCCGTCATAACAGCAAACCGAAGTGGGCCAGGTAATCGTATCTGCAAAGACAAAGCTTTTATCCATTTTGCCGTCGCCGGTCGTATCTTTTAATAACCGAATCACACCCGCATTTTTTCGGACGGGACCGGGCATATAATCTGGTACCTGATCCGGCAGATAAGGATAGCCTCGCATTTCAGCAACATACATTTGCCCGTTTTCATCAAAACAGGCATCCACTGGGTCCATTACATCAGGCTCAGCGGCCACCAGTTCCAACTCAAAATCACGTTCCAGCTTAAACCCTTTGAGACTCATTTCAGGAGGCGTTGCAGGAATCCGCTTTAGCCGCTTTGCTAAGTCCCCTTCATTCGGCAAAGGCTTTTGTGCAGTCGCTGATGAATAAAAACTGCTGCCAACTAAGAGAACGCCTGTGAAACAAACCAGGACCAGACAAAACACTTTTCGCTGAGTAACCGAAATCATGTATTCCGACTTTCTATGCCAAGAAACGCAGTCATCATGTATGAGGAATCAAAGGTGGGAAGATGAAGAGGAACAATCTGAGCTCAAACTCAGGCTTGAGTCCGATTTTCTCGTTCCGACTTCCAGGGCGAGTAAATTATAAAGAACATTAACGAATGTGTTCTAAAATACCCGGATTACAACGGAAATCAAGTCCATTTCACCCCAAAACCAGAATCTCTCTACGAGCGACTATCGTTAATACGACGAACCATTCCGTTTCAATGACAGAAATGGCACCGCGAAATGAATTATTCCCACTCAATGGTGCTGGGTGGTTTCGAGCTGATGTCATATACCACGCGATTGATTCCCCGCACATTATTTGTGATACGGGTCGACATTCTTTCCAGAACTTCGTGAGGTAGCGGAGACCAGTTGGCGGTCATAAAGTCGTCTGTTTCGACAGCGCGAATTGCAGCGACATCCTCGTAAGTTCGGCCATCGCCCATCACGCCCACCGATCGAATCGGCAACAAAACGGCAAACGCCTGCTTGGTTTTGCGATACAGGTTTGCCTTATGTAATTCATCAATCACAATCAGATCCGCTTCCCGAAGCACTTTCAGACGTTCTTCTGTGACTTCACCCAGACATCGCACTGCCAGGCCGGGACCGGGGAAGGGGTGGCGATAAATCAAATCATCCGGCAGCCCCAGTTCATGGCCCATTTCGCGGACTTCATCTTTGAACAACTCACGCAGCGGTTCAATCAGTTCAAAACCAAGCTGTTCCGGCAATCCCCCCACGTTATGGTGCGATTTAATGGTCGCTGCAGGACCATCAGGGTTGGCCCCCGATTCAATCACATCGGGATACAACGTTCCCTGTGCCAGAAACTGGGCGTTCTCAATCGATTTCGCTTCTTTCTGAAACACTTCGATGAACAAGCGACCGATGATTTTCCGTTTTTCCTGCGGGTCAGAGACACCAGCAAGCTCCGATAAAAACATCTCCTGTGCATCAACGACGTGCAGGTCAGTTTGAAAGTGCTCTCCAAAACGGTGAGACACCTCGTCGGCTTCCCCTTTTCTCAACAGGCCGTTATCCACAAAGATACACGAAAGCTGTGAACCAATGGCGCGGTACAACAATGCTGCGACGACCGAGGAGTCAACGCCCCCCGATAATCCACAAATTACACGCTTATCGCCAACCCGCTCCCGGATCGATTCAATTTCCTGTTCAATCAAATTGGAAATTCGCCAGGTCCCTTCACAGCCACAAACTTTTTGTACAAAGTTAGAAAGCAACATGCCACCAAACTCAGTATGCGTGACTTCCGGGTGAAACTGTAGCCCGAAGAAAGGCTTGCTGTGATGCTTTACCGCTGCAAACTGGCAGGTTTCCGTCGACGCCAGAGAAGTAAAGTGTTCGCTCAGATTCTGGACCTGATCGCCGTGACTCATCCAGGCAACAAAATTTGTAGGCACCCCGGAGAATAAATTTGTATGATCACTCACAGTACAGGGCGTGCGTCCAAATTCCCGGGATTCTCCCGATTTGACTTCACAGCCCTGGGAATCACAGACAAGCTGCATGCCGTAACAGATCCCCAGAATCGGTATCCCCAGATTGAAGATTTCCGGATCAGCCTGAGGTGCGTCTTCCCCATATACGCTGGCAGGACCACCTGAAAGAATAATCCCTTTCGGATTGAGTTCCTTAATCCGCTCCGCAGAAAGATTGGGACGTGCCAGTTGACTGAAGACGTTCTGCTCGCGAACACGTCTCGTAATCAACTGCGATGTTTGAGACCCAAAATCCAGTACCAGGATTAATTCTTCCTGCTTTGTATCGATTAAACTCTGAGAAAGAGCATCCTGCTCAGAAACTTGAGGATCGGTCATTACGTTCTCGAAATATAGATGCAATCAAAGAATCACCAGAGACACTCGCGCTAAGGCCGCCGATGAATTGAATTGCCAGGGACCGAGGCCCGCTGGGACGAAAGAATTCTGCTTGAAAAGCAAGTCGCTATCTTAGCGAGTCCATTTTCGAAATCCAATTCTGCCCGCTGATTTCGCCAAGGAAACCAGCAGGAATCTACAACTATCAGTCAAAATACAAAAGCTACGCCGGATATAGGTCTATGAGCACCAAAATTCGATACCTCTGTTTGAATTCATAATCACACCATTCAGACGGAAACTTAAACGAGAATAGAACTTACAACGAATCAGACACATCAGGAGAAGTTGAACCATTCCTGTCGATCCATCCGATAATTCCAGTAATGCAACAAATGCCGAAAATCACGCGCTGCAGGAATGTGTGAATTACACGCATTTCGTTTACTTCTATCTTATCAGTCTGGGAAAAAATGATTCCCAGCTCTCTCTTTTCAACAAAATATCGCCAGGAACAGAAAATCATGCTTCTCCAATGGAATCATTTTTTCTCCAGACATTGTCTGGCTTTGATCGCAGGAACCTCAATTCTAATTGCAGGAGCCGATGTAAACGCACAAGTGGTGCCGGGAACCGGCACAAAGGTAGATGGGTCCTGGGATGATTTCGAAGATGAATCCTGGGAATTCGTGACCAATCTTCCCAAAAGTAGCTACAATGTTGATAAACAGACCCGTTACCCACTCGGGCAATCCGCCAACAGTATCTGGACAGAAAGTGCCAAACGGGGACAACCAGATATTCTGCAGCGCGTTCCTACCCCACCGGGTGGCCTACCCGGCAGTAAAGGCGCTCTGTTGATGAAGTCGCTGCATACGGGTGTTCCAGGTCATGGCAGCCGGGGAACCAATCAGGATGACCTGATCATGCAGGGCAACATGGTCTCTGTCAATTTTTCCCCCAGCGTAGTTACCCGCGTTTATCTCCCGCCATTTGAGGAATGGGAAGACAAAACCGGTACATCCTTTGGTTTCAGAACAGCAGTGAAAGCACCAATGAAATCGAAGAGCAAGAGTCGAAGACGATTTTTTCGCAGCAGCAGCTATTCCACAAAAATCGAAACCCTCTATCTGGGAATGTTCATTCAGTTCAACAGCAAAACAGATAGCCCGAATGGTGAAGATTCCGCTGTTTTTATCGTCCGGGCAGATACGTCCGGTCAGGACTTCATCGGACCGGAAATCAAACAGACTGGCTGGTGGACTCTCGGCATGTCATTCACTCCTGATGGACGTATTCACTACTACGCCAGCCCC
This window of the Gimesia fumaroli genome carries:
- a CDS encoding PVC-type heme-binding CxxCH protein, coding for MISVTQRKVFCLVLVCFTGVLLVGSSFYSSATAQKPLPNEGDLAKRLKRIPATPPEMSLKGFKLERDFELELVAAEPDVMDPVDACFDENGQMYVAEMRGYPYLPDQVPDYMPGPVRKNAGVIRLLKDTTGDGKMDKSFVFADTITWPTSVCCYDGGVYVIAPPYIYYFKDTDGDDKADIRETVFTGLRTNNVQGLANNLKWGLDNHIYFAGGTNGGSILKDGKEVIPAGRRDLKLNPKTRELEAVSGGSQFGHSMDDWGNRFVCSNSNHIQHVVYPSNYLKRNAYLAVPGVLRTAAKRGAAAPVFRRSPPEPYRVVRTARRAADPKFRKRLSPTELVATGFFTSATGVTIYRGGAYPAEFQGNAFIGDVGGNLIHRKTMDGKGATYVATRADEDTEFITSNDNWFRPVNFVNAPDGTLWVLDMYRETIEHPFSIPEDIKRHLDLESGHDRGRIYRLKHPEGKTFKVQKLGVLPVDQLVLQLESPNSWNRETAQRLIWERQDKAAILHLVKLFQTSKQPLGRLHALWTLDGLNALNSDILMKALQDSEAGIREHAIRLSERYAKENSELSEAVLKLTDDPEYRVQLQLAFSLGEFDRQAAIAGLTKLVDSKNYDGDMQVAVLTSSAEIAGPLAVNFLRESAGTLSGSKRPLVVELLRIAGAKKETDDALAVLDFVSGDSISLVQKQLVLGALGEGLGRRGASLATLLKDPQISTDVKQRFDKTVAEAVETAEDEDKPVAERVAAVRLLGFMDFSVAGDVLAEVLNPRSSPKIQLAAVEALSRMEHKDVGSALLTNWSGFSPAVRTDVVDALLGSSGRIDTLLAAIKKKQVKLNEISRDKKDLLMNHPNKEIRKRARKVLGSDVNSDRAKIVAAYQSALELKGDVESGKKIYLKNCAGCHKVGDQGHNVGPNLATTKNKSNGDLLIAILDPSREAQSNYNTYTIVTEQGKLFTGIIAAETATSYTIRRAEGKEDVILRNNIDTLLSNGVSLMPNGLEKEVNPQQMADLLEFIKSLEAPPQK
- the guaA gene encoding glutamine-hydrolyzing GMP synthase, coding for MTDPQVSEQDALSQSLIDTKQEELILVLDFGSQTSQLITRRVREQNVFSQLARPNLSAERIKELNPKGIILSGGPASVYGEDAPQADPEIFNLGIPILGICYGMQLVCDSQGCEVKSGESREFGRTPCTVSDHTNLFSGVPTNFVAWMSHGDQVQNLSEHFTSLASTETCQFAAVKHHSKPFFGLQFHPEVTHTEFGGMLLSNFVQKVCGCEGTWRISNLIEQEIESIRERVGDKRVICGLSGGVDSSVVAALLYRAIGSQLSCIFVDNGLLRKGEADEVSHRFGEHFQTDLHVVDAQEMFLSELAGVSDPQEKRKIIGRLFIEVFQKEAKSIENAQFLAQGTLYPDVIESGANPDGPAATIKSHHNVGGLPEQLGFELIEPLRELFKDEVREMGHELGLPDDLIYRHPFPGPGLAVRCLGEVTEERLKVLREADLIVIDELHKANLYRKTKQAFAVLLPIRSVGVMGDGRTYEDVAAIRAVETDDFMTANWSPLPHEVLERMSTRITNNVRGINRVVYDISSKPPSTIEWE